From Triticum urartu cultivar G1812 chromosome 2, Tu2.1, whole genome shotgun sequence, a single genomic window includes:
- the LOC125534382 gene encoding 3-oxoacyl-[acyl-carrier-protein] reductase FabG-like: MASSRPETAGGALWSKLQGQVVLVTGASSGIGREFCLDLARGGCRVVAAARRADRLCSLCDEINAAAEAPLAVAVELDVAAGESFVEAAVQKAWDAFGRVDVLINNAGVRGGVHSALDWPEDEWDKLMKTNLRGVWLVAKHVCRRMRDAKLKGSVINISSTSGLDGGITHGSLAYSASKSAVHSVTKLMALELGAHGIRVNTIAPGIFKSEITAPLLQKRWLNDVLSKIVPLKKIGTPDPALTSLVRFLIHETSSYISGNIFVVDSGLVLPGVPIFSSL; the protein is encoded by the exons ATGGCGTCGTCACGGCCGGAGACGGCGGGGGGAGCTCTATGGAGTAAGCTGCAGGGGCAGGTGGTGCTGGTGACGGGCGCCTCCTCCGGCATTGGCCGCGAGTTCTGCCTCGACCTGGCGCGCGGGGGCTGCCGggtcgtcgccgccgctcgccgcgcCGACCGTCTCTGCTCCCTCTGCGACGAGATCAACGCGGCCGCTGAAGCCCCCCTGGCGGTGGCCGTCGAGCTCGACGTCGCTGCCGGCGAGTCGTTCGTCGAGGCCGCGGTGCAGAAGGCGTGGGACGCCTTCGGCCGCGTCGATGTCTTGATCAACAACGCAGGTGTACGAG GAGGTGTGCATTCGGCGTTGGATTGGCCGGAGGACGAGTGGGATAAACTCATGAAGACCAACCTTCGGGGAGTATGGCTCGTGGCCAAGCATGTGTGCAGACGCATGCGTGATGCCAAGCTCAAGGGTTCGGTGATAAACATTTCGTCTACTTCCGGTCTTGATGGTGGGATCACACATGGCTCCTTGGCATACTCAGCCTCCAAGTCTGCCGTGCACTCTGTCACAAAG CTAATGGCTTTGGAATTAGGAGCACATGGCATTAGGGTGAACACGATTGCGCCAGGAATCTTCAAGTCGGAGATAACTGCTCCCTTATTGCAAAAGAGGTGGCTGAACGATGTCCTGTCAAAGATTGTGCCACTTAAGAAAATTGGTACTCCTGATCCAGCGTTGACGTCGCTGGTTCGTTTCCTGATCCATGAAACTTCGTCGTATATAAGTGGCAACATATTTGTTGTAGACTCAGGCCTCGTCCTGCCTGGTGTCCCAATATTCTCTTCTCTGTAA